One Geotrypetes seraphini chromosome 15, aGeoSer1.1, whole genome shotgun sequence genomic window carries:
- the TNFRSF18 gene encoding tumor necrosis factor receptor superfamily member 18, with product MAMFLHGRVVFSCLWDIWFALFLLVPWFWAQPALARSCTSETGHFQTFTVQGYKCCTKCPSKKAEDKPCPGAKDQDCKCEAGFQCHNPSCDYCLRLPTCAEGLTIRRNGNRQYTYKCTYCENGTYFVPETGLCKNWTNCSSKQLDTITPGNRIHDAQCGSKPSPISLIPESPHTAHLAVLVVMAIFILILMTVFLHLYIWRMKRKKRNPTEGQEPFLFTSRRQPLEDTCSCQFPEEEKGGESGEEEILKSFP from the exons ATGGCGATGTTTCTGCATGGGAGAGTTGTGTTTAGCTGTCTGTGGGACATCTGGTTTGCACTCTTTCTGCTGGTTCCGTGGTTTTGGGCGCAACCAGCTCTGGCTCGCTCATGCACGTCCGAGACTGGCCATTTCCAAACATTCACCGTGCAAGGTTACAAGTGCTGTACGAAGTGCCCCTCAA AGAAGGCAGAAGATAAGCCGTGCCCAGGTGCCAAGGACCAGGACTGTAAGTGTGAAGCTGGGTTCCAATGCCACAACCCATCCTGTGATTACTGTCTGCGCCTTCCCACCTGTGCCGAGGGACTGACAATCCGGAGAAATG GTAATCGGCAATATACATATAAATGTACATATTGCGAAAATGGTACTTATTTTGTTCCTGAGACCGGCCTCTGCAAGAACTGGACAAA CTGTTCCAGCAAACAACTTGACACCATCACACCAGGAAACCGAATCCACGATGCACAATGTGGAAGCAAACCTTCCCCCATCTCACTGATACCAG AATCTCCACATACTGCCCATCTGGCAGTTCTAGTGGTAATGGCCATTTTCATACTGATTCTGATGACCGTCTTCCTGCACCTCTACATCTGGAGGAtgaagagaaagaaaaggaacCCTACTGAAG GACAGGAGCCTTTCCTCTTCACCTCCCGCCGTCAACCCCTGGAGGACACCTGTAGCTGCCAGTTCCCAgaagaggaaaaaggaggtgagaGCGGGGAGGAAGAGATCCTGAAAAGCTTTCCATGA